One Yoonia sp. BS5-3 genomic window carries:
- a CDS encoding ATP-binding protein has protein sequence MRLSVLVICLFAVIVIYVSNQYLTKRFTETISARSEVRLALYVTNLMSDLQRNSVVPQLLARDPELISALENSDYSMSTSRLLSFVDEIGAASLTLLDRDGRAVAATDREVLGENHRNAPYFVNAQRNNQTVYTTHRDEEGRFAFVYSRKIEMAGELLGVIMVAVDAERLERGWTGVSNAVFVTDSQGIIIMSTAPRWRGLAEEEALEIESAPSAIERAFRFTQGWAALPADAYIEGEAVLRREVRVPHQGWKMVSFTTYSSVRQQVNGILALEVMGFAILLAIVFWFTSRKTASRLVFFQRESAELRALNRRLQREIAEREKVEQTLQVAEQTIAQSSKLAALGEMSAAVSHELNQPLAAMKTYLAGARLLLQRQRPDEALSSFQRIDDLLERMGAITRQLKSYARKGAEAFEPVDTRAAVSTALAMMEPQLKTRAVNIIRTIPNDPVMILGDRLRLEQVIINLLRNALDATKTADNPTVEILLAAGDTISLQIRDNGEGIENLNELFEPFYTTKAPGDGVGLGLAISSGIVNDLGGRLTARNAVDGGAIFEVQLPTMRQDVAAAE, from the coding sequence ATGCGCCTGTCGGTCTTGGTGATCTGCCTTTTCGCGGTCATCGTGATCTATGTTTCCAACCAATATCTGACCAAGCGATTTACCGAAACGATCAGCGCCCGCTCAGAAGTGCGGTTGGCGCTCTATGTCACCAATTTGATGAGCGATTTGCAACGCAACTCGGTTGTGCCGCAATTGCTGGCCCGTGATCCTGAACTGATCAGCGCCCTCGAAAACAGTGATTATTCGATGTCCACATCCCGGCTTTTGTCCTTTGTGGACGAAATAGGGGCGGCGTCGCTGACCCTGCTGGATCGGGACGGGCGCGCAGTGGCGGCGACCGACCGTGAGGTGCTGGGGGAGAATCACCGCAATGCGCCTTATTTTGTGAATGCGCAGCGCAATAACCAGACGGTCTACACCACCCATCGCGATGAAGAGGGCAGATTCGCGTTTGTCTATTCGCGCAAGATCGAAATGGCTGGTGAACTGCTGGGCGTGATTATGGTGGCCGTAGATGCCGAACGGCTGGAACGCGGATGGACGGGTGTGTCAAATGCGGTCTTTGTCACGGACAGTCAGGGCATCATCATCATGTCGACCGCCCCGCGCTGGCGCGGCCTGGCCGAAGAAGAAGCGCTTGAGATCGAATCCGCCCCATCTGCGATTGAACGGGCGTTCCGCTTTACCCAAGGCTGGGCCGCCCTGCCTGCGGATGCCTATATTGAGGGCGAGGCGGTGCTGCGCCGCGAAGTGCGGGTGCCGCATCAGGGCTGGAAAATGGTCAGCTTCACGACCTATTCCTCGGTCCGTCAGCAGGTGAACGGCATCTTGGCGCTTGAGGTGATGGGATTCGCCATTTTGCTGGCCATCGTTTTTTGGTTTACCTCGCGTAAAACCGCGTCACGATTGGTTTTCTTCCAACGCGAGTCAGCAGAGCTTCGCGCATTGAACCGCAGGCTACAGCGGGAAATTGCCGAACGTGAGAAGGTCGAACAGACCTTGCAAGTGGCCGAGCAGACCATCGCCCAATCATCAAAGCTGGCCGCTCTGGGCGAGATGTCCGCCGCTGTGAGCCACGAGCTGAACCAGCCGCTGGCCGCGATGAAGACCTATCTGGCCGGTGCCCGGCTTCTGTTGCAGCGCCAGCGCCCCGATGAGGCGCTATCGTCTTTCCAGCGTATCGATGATTTGCTTGAACGGATGGGCGCGATCACCCGCCAGCTGAAATCCTATGCCCGCAAAGGGGCTGAGGCCTTTGAACCCGTTGATACACGGGCCGCTGTGTCTACAGCGCTTGCGATGATGGAGCCGCAGCTGAAAACCCGCGCGGTCAATATCATCCGCACAATCCCCAATGATCCGGTCATGATCTTAGGTGATCGGCTGCGCCTTGAGCAGGTGATTATCAATCTTTTGCGCAACGCGCTGGACGCGACAAAAACCGCAGATAACCCAACGGTCGAGATTTTGCTGGCCGCAGGGGATACGATCAGTCTGCAAATCCGCGACAATGGCGAGGGGATCGAAAACCTCAATGAGCTGTTTGAGCCGTTCTACACGACCAAGGCGCCCGGCGATGGGGTCGGTCTGGGGCTTGCTATCTCGTCCGGCATCGTGAACGATTTGGGCGGGCGCCTGACCGCACGCAATGCGGTTGATGGCGGGGCTATTTTTGAGGTGCAACTGCCCACAATGAGGCAGGACGTCGCCGCGGCAGAGTAA
- a CDS encoding glycerophosphodiester phosphodiesterase family protein → MKRLFKRLVIGALLLIAALWAGNTSRLVSGLDQHQTRLIAHRGVHQIYVGTDRSIDACHAAPVAPMTHRFVENTLSSMQEAFRLGADVVELDIHLTPDNVFAVFHDWTLDCRTNGSGVTNSHLFADLQTLDLGYRIDDGTQTYPLRGTGIEQMPSLSQVFAAEMEGQFLINFKSRRTEEGIALTNMLADTRVNTQVFGVYGGQPPTRAATGALPGLRGFDRASIKTCLTRYLALGWSGHVPQDCQNTILLIPQNYAPLLWGWPHRFTQRMKAAGTTVILAGPYDGSGFSSGIDDADTFAKVPADFDGYLWTNRIEVIGPLLANQDN, encoded by the coding sequence ATGAAACGCTTGTTTAAGAGGCTGGTAATCGGGGCCCTGCTGTTGATCGCGGCGCTTTGGGCCGGGAATACATCCCGCCTTGTATCTGGTCTGGATCAGCATCAAACGCGCCTGATTGCTCATCGCGGCGTTCATCAAATCTACGTGGGTACAGATCGATCAATCGATGCCTGCCATGCGGCACCTGTCGCCCCAATGACACATCGCTTCGTCGAAAACACCTTGTCCTCTATGCAAGAGGCATTCCGGCTTGGGGCCGATGTAGTCGAACTTGATATCCATCTGACGCCTGACAATGTCTTTGCGGTCTTTCACGATTGGACGCTTGATTGCCGGACAAATGGCAGCGGCGTGACAAACAGCCATCTTTTCGCGGATCTGCAAACACTTGATCTGGGCTACCGGATTGATGACGGCACCCAAACCTACCCGTTGCGCGGAACAGGGATTGAGCAAATGCCATCGCTCTCGCAGGTTTTTGCCGCCGAAATGGAGGGTCAGTTTCTTATCAACTTCAAAAGCCGTCGAACCGAGGAAGGTATCGCACTGACCAATATGCTGGCGGATACTAGGGTAAACACACAAGTTTTCGGCGTTTATGGCGGGCAGCCGCCAACCCGTGCGGCAACCGGCGCCCTGCCTGGTCTGCGGGGCTTTGACAGGGCGTCGATCAAAACGTGCCTCACGCGCTATCTGGCCTTAGGGTGGAGCGGCCATGTCCCGCAAGATTGCCAAAACACGATTCTCTTGATCCCGCAGAATTACGCGCCGCTGCTGTGGGGCTGGCCGCACCGGTTTACGCAGCGGATGAAGGCGGCAGGCACGACTGTCATTCTGGCCGGTCCCTATGATGGATCCGGCTTTTCAAGCGGGATCGATGATGCCGATACGTTCGCCAAAGTACCCGCGGATTTTGACGGGTATTTGTGGACAAACCGGATTGAGGTGATCGGCCCATTATTGGCAAACCAAGACAATTGA
- a CDS encoding sulfurtransferase TusA family protein — protein MTKTHHLDAKGLLCPLPVLKARKRLRSLAPGDVLEVEADDPAAIIDIPHFCSEAGHDLVSTEDRGAVQVYMIRKG, from the coding sequence ATGACCAAAACACATCACCTTGATGCCAAGGGGCTGCTATGCCCCCTGCCCGTCCTAAAGGCCCGCAAACGGCTACGGTCTTTGGCGCCCGGCGATGTTCTAGAAGTCGAAGCAGACGATCCCGCCGCGATCATCGACATACCGCATTTTTGTAGCGAAGCCGGGCATGATCTAGTTAGTACCGAGGATCGCGGCGCAGTGCAGGTTTACATGATCCGCAAGGGCTGA
- a CDS encoding ribonuclease E/G: MPKKMLIDATHAEETRVVVVDGNKVEEFDFESQFKRQLAGNIYLAKVTRVEPSLQAAFVDYGGNRHGFLAFSEIHPDYYQIPVADREALIAEEKAYAESLKAQDEEEEKPKPKRRRRSRAKAAEAEGEDAVVTAEVDTAPDDSSTDISGMETIDLDDPDEGSSPMELVAETPVETPAGDEDTDEGDDQPSVDAGAKDESIESVAEEDDTDEVRPVRKPRPKRYKIQEVIKVRQILLIQVVKEERGNKGAALTTYLSLAGRYCVLMPNTARGGGISRKITNAADRKKLKEIASGMTVPDGAGLIIRTAGSQRTKAEIKRDYEYLQRMWEQIRELTLKSIAPAKIYEEGDLIKRSIRDLYSKEIDEVIVAGEAGYRTAKDFMKMIMPSHAKNVKFYTEQLPLYARYQVEGYLNGMFNPTVQLPSGGYIVIGITEALVAIDVNSGRATKEGSIEQTATKTNLEAADEVARQLRLRDLAGLIVIDFIDMDERKNNAAVEKRFKEKLKTDRARIQVGRISGFGLMEMSRQRLRPGMLEATTQMCSHCHGTGLLRSDDNVALSILRSLEEEGVRGRSKEVLIKAPISIANFLMNGKREHIADIEARYGMSVRIECDPTLVSPDYAIEKFKTATRIVPDAAPVVTSAVIMDDADDVIVDETPDEETGEEDRPKRKRRRRRRRRGGSNGGENQQAENADNAAETPDADAQVKEVEAEAATPDAVQTEETPEEKPKRKRTRRKKADEPAAEAEAEAAPDAETPEEATEEKPAPKKRTRRKKAEPAAEAAEAEKPDAVEAEKPSEEEKPKRRSRAKPKKVEEVAEEPPATPEPATPAAEAPTPIAEEPAPAPEPAPEPVAATPEPEAEPAKPKRKGWWSLGR; the protein is encoded by the coding sequence ATGCCAAAGAAAATGCTAATCGATGCCACACACGCGGAAGAAACCCGCGTTGTTGTGGTCGACGGGAACAAAGTCGAGGAATTTGATTTTGAAAGCCAGTTCAAGCGTCAGCTTGCTGGGAATATCTATCTGGCCAAGGTTACACGGGTTGAACCATCGCTGCAGGCCGCGTTTGTGGATTATGGCGGCAATCGCCATGGGTTCCTTGCCTTCTCGGAAATACATCCTGACTACTACCAAATCCCTGTGGCGGACCGCGAAGCGCTGATCGCCGAAGAAAAGGCCTATGCCGAAAGTCTGAAAGCGCAGGACGAGGAAGAAGAAAAACCCAAGCCCAAACGCCGCCGGCGCAGCAGGGCCAAAGCCGCCGAGGCTGAGGGCGAAGACGCCGTTGTAACGGCCGAGGTTGACACAGCGCCCGATGACAGCAGCACTGATATCAGCGGGATGGAAACCATCGATCTGGATGATCCAGACGAAGGCAGCTCGCCCATGGAACTGGTCGCTGAAACACCGGTTGAGACCCCTGCAGGCGATGAAGATACCGATGAAGGCGATGATCAGCCAAGCGTTGATGCAGGCGCCAAGGATGAGAGCATTGAAAGTGTCGCTGAAGAAGACGACACCGACGAAGTGCGCCCGGTGCGGAAGCCGCGCCCGAAACGCTATAAGATCCAAGAGGTTATCAAAGTCCGCCAGATTCTTCTAATCCAGGTGGTTAAAGAAGAGCGCGGCAATAAGGGCGCCGCCCTGACAACATATCTTTCACTGGCGGGCCGCTATTGCGTCTTGATGCCCAACACCGCCCGTGGTGGCGGCATCAGCCGCAAGATCACAAATGCGGCGGATCGCAAAAAGCTCAAAGAGATCGCCAGCGGCATGACAGTGCCGGATGGCGCCGGGCTGATTATCCGTACCGCCGGATCGCAACGGACCAAGGCCGAGATCAAGCGCGATTACGAATACTTGCAGCGTATGTGGGAACAAATCCGCGAGCTGACGCTAAAATCCATTGCCCCGGCTAAGATTTATGAAGAAGGCGATCTGATCAAACGGTCGATCCGCGATCTTTATTCCAAAGAGATCGATGAGGTGATCGTCGCAGGCGAGGCGGGGTATCGCACCGCCAAGGACTTCATGAAAATGATCATGCCGTCCCACGCCAAAAACGTGAAATTCTACACCGAGCAATTGCCACTTTACGCCCGCTATCAGGTTGAGGGCTATCTGAACGGTATGTTCAACCCCACGGTCCAACTGCCATCGGGCGGCTATATCGTGATCGGCATCACCGAGGCGCTTGTCGCCATCGATGTGAACTCTGGCCGGGCAACCAAAGAAGGCTCGATTGAGCAGACCGCAACCAAGACCAACCTGGAAGCCGCTGATGAAGTGGCCCGCCAATTGCGCCTGCGCGATTTGGCCGGTCTGATCGTGATCGACTTCATTGATATGGACGAACGCAAGAACAACGCCGCCGTTGAGAAGCGTTTCAAGGAGAAGCTGAAAACGGATCGTGCCCGCATTCAGGTGGGCCGGATTTCCGGCTTTGGCCTGATGGAAATGTCCCGTCAGCGTCTGCGCCCTGGCATGTTGGAAGCCACAACGCAGATGTGTTCGCATTGTCACGGCACGGGTCTGTTGCGGTCTGACGACAACGTTGCCCTGTCCATCCTGCGTAGCCTTGAGGAAGAAGGTGTGCGTGGCCGCTCCAAGGAGGTGCTGATCAAAGCACCGATTTCGATTGCCAACTTCCTGATGAACGGCAAACGCGAACATATCGCGGATATCGAGGCCCGTTATGGCATGTCGGTTCGGATTGAATGTGATCCGACGCTGGTTTCGCCTGATTATGCGATTGAGAAATTCAAAACCGCCACGCGTATCGTGCCGGATGCGGCGCCTGTCGTGACCTCTGCGGTGATCATGGATGATGCTGATGACGTCATTGTTGATGAGACCCCGGATGAAGAAACCGGCGAAGAGGATCGGCCCAAGCGTAAGCGCCGTCGTCGTCGTCGCCGCCGGGGTGGTAGCAATGGTGGTGAAAACCAGCAGGCTGAAAATGCGGATAACGCGGCCGAAACGCCTGATGCCGATGCGCAGGTCAAAGAGGTAGAGGCAGAAGCTGCAACGCCGGATGCCGTGCAGACCGAAGAGACGCCAGAGGAAAAGCCAAAGCGCAAGCGCACACGGCGTAAAAAGGCGGATGAACCCGCAGCTGAGGCTGAAGCGGAAGCGGCGCCGGACGCTGAAACGCCTGAAGAGGCGACTGAGGAAAAGCCAGCACCGAAAAAGCGCACCCGCCGGAAAAAGGCAGAGCCTGCAGCGGAGGCGGCTGAAGCTGAAAAACCTGACGCTGTAGAGGCTGAGAAGCCAAGCGAAGAGGAAAAGCCAAAGCGCCGTAGCCGTGCCAAGCCCAAAAAGGTGGAAGAGGTTGCCGAAGAGCCACCTGCAACGCCGGAACCTGCAACACCGGCAGCTGAGGCACCGACACCGATAGCTGAAGAACCCGCGCCCGCCCCGGAACCGGCGCCAGAGCCTGTTGCGGCCACGCCGGAACCCGAGGCCGAACCGGCCAAGCCAAAGCGCAAAGGCTGGTGGTCCCTTGGCCGCTAG
- a CDS encoding GNAT family N-acetyltransferase yields MKLRKARLSDASSIAAISIEVWLGTYIKKGVNAFFADYALQTFTDQKMQNLMTSPTEHFTVSENEQGIDGFVRVSVGSKAPVPDCDSYEISTLYVQPRHHGKGIGKRLLNAATTCARQRGARSIWLATNAENDLAIAFYLAQGFSQVGETQFRIDDQAYLNNVYRLNFD; encoded by the coding sequence ATGAAACTGCGCAAAGCTCGACTCTCGGATGCATCTAGCATTGCGGCAATCTCAATTGAGGTGTGGCTGGGCACATATATCAAGAAGGGTGTAAACGCATTTTTTGCAGATTACGCCTTACAAACCTTCACGGATCAAAAGATGCAAAATCTGATGACATCGCCGACGGAGCACTTCACCGTATCAGAAAATGAGCAAGGGATCGACGGTTTCGTTCGTGTATCAGTGGGCAGCAAAGCCCCGGTCCCTGACTGCGATAGCTATGAGATTTCCACGCTTTATGTGCAACCCCGCCATCATGGCAAAGGGATCGGCAAACGTCTGCTGAATGCAGCGACGACATGTGCAAGGCAGCGGGGCGCGCGCTCCATCTGGCTCGCGACAAATGCCGAGAATGACTTGGCGATTGCATTTTATTTGGCCCAAGGGTTCAGCCAGGTTGGCGAGACACAGTTTCGCATCGATGACCAGGCCTATCTGAACAACGTCTATCGGTTGAATTTCGACTGA
- a CDS encoding sigma-54 dependent transcriptional regulator — translation MNKAMKIAIVDDEKDMRQSISQWLALSGFDTETFASAEDALKGLGNDYPGIVVSDIKMPGMDGMQFLKKLKGVDSSLPVIMITGHGDVPMAVEAMRVGAFDFLEKPFNPDRMTELAKKATQARRLTLDNRALRRELSDGTALMGKLIGQSVPMERLKEDILDLGQADGHVLVEGETGTGKTLVAHALHAVGARANKKFVLLSCSAYDEETLGRRIFGPAKDDDPIPAMEEARGGTLVLEDIEALSHSLQSRLLTAINDQGTPAETRIIAICNLQEQDKTCESVLRPDLFYRLAALRITVPPLRQRGEDILMLFTRLSEQFADEYGCDAPEVSAQEAAQLLQAPWAGNVRQLINVAERAVLQNRRGTGSIASLLMADTDEEETKPAMTTEGKPLKEFVEAFERMLIDNTMRRHKGSIVSVMEELCLPRRTLNEKMAKYGLQRSDYL, via the coding sequence ATGAACAAGGCTATGAAAATCGCAATTGTCGATGACGAGAAAGATATGCGTCAGTCGATCAGCCAGTGGTTGGCCCTGTCGGGATTTGACACGGAAACATTTGCATCCGCCGAAGATGCGCTAAAGGGCCTTGGCAACGACTATCCAGGTATCGTCGTCAGCGACATCAAGATGCCTGGCATGGACGGGATGCAGTTCCTGAAAAAGCTGAAAGGCGTCGACAGCTCTTTGCCGGTGATCATGATCACAGGGCACGGGGATGTTCCAATGGCCGTTGAGGCAATGCGTGTTGGCGCATTTGATTTCCTTGAAAAGCCGTTCAACCCTGACCGGATGACCGAGCTGGCCAAAAAGGCCACACAGGCCCGCCGTCTGACCCTGGATAACCGTGCGCTGCGCCGTGAATTGTCTGATGGCACGGCCCTGATGGGCAAGCTGATCGGGCAATCCGTCCCGATGGAGCGTCTGAAAGAAGATATTCTTGATCTGGGCCAAGCCGATGGGCATGTGCTGGTCGAGGGTGAAACTGGTACCGGCAAAACCCTGGTCGCACATGCGCTGCATGCTGTGGGCGCGCGCGCTAACAAGAAATTCGTGCTGCTCAGCTGTTCGGCCTATGATGAGGAAACGCTTGGCCGCCGTATCTTTGGTCCGGCCAAGGATGATGATCCGATCCCGGCCATGGAAGAGGCCCGTGGCGGTACCTTGGTGCTGGAGGATATCGAAGCCCTGAGCCACTCGCTCCAATCGCGTCTGCTGACAGCGATTAACGATCAAGGCACGCCAGCGGAAACCCGGATTATCGCGATCTGTAACCTGCAAGAGCAGGACAAGACCTGCGAAAGCGTGTTGCGCCCCGATCTGTTTTATCGCCTGGCCGCCCTGCGCATCACGGTCCCGCCGCTGCGCCAACGCGGCGAAGATATTCTGATGCTTTTCACCCGTCTGAGCGAGCAATTCGCCGATGAATACGGTTGCGACGCGCCAGAGGTCAGCGCCCAGGAAGCAGCCCAGCTATTGCAAGCCCCCTGGGCGGGTAATGTGCGTCAGCTGATCAATGTGGCCGAACGCGCCGTGTTGCAGAACCGGCGTGGTACAGGCTCGATCGCTTCATTGCTGATGGCCGATACCGACGAGGAAGAGACCAAGCCTGCAATGACCACCGAAGGCAAGCCGCTGAAAGAATTCGTTGAGGCGTTTGAGCGGATGTTGATCGATAACACGATGCGCCGCCATAAGGGCTCAATCGTGTCTGTGATGGAAGAGCTGTGCCTGCCGCGCCGGACGCTGAACGAAAAGATGGCGAAATACGGGTTGCAGCGGTCGGATTATCTGTAA
- the purQ gene encoding phosphoribosylformylglycinamidine synthase subunit PurQ, producing MRAAVIVFPGSNCDRDMAVALKAAGADVQMVWHKDASLPDGIDLVAVPGGFSFGDYLRCGAIAAQSPICNDIVRHVERGGYALGVCNGFQVLTETGLLPGALMRNAGLKFVCKTIPLKVETSASAFTEGYNAGDTVGFPIAHHDGNYTVDPDMLTQLDDEDRVAFRYTENPNGSVSDIAGILSENRRVLGLMPHPERAVDEGHGGTDGQALFRGLIGQFANA from the coding sequence ATGCGCGCAGCCGTTATCGTTTTTCCTGGGTCGAACTGTGATCGCGATATGGCGGTTGCGCTGAAGGCCGCTGGCGCGGATGTGCAGATGGTCTGGCACAAGGATGCCAGCCTGCCTGATGGCATTGATCTAGTTGCTGTCCCTGGCGGGTTTTCTTTCGGCGATTATCTGCGCTGCGGCGCGATTGCGGCCCAGTCGCCCATTTGTAACGATATCGTCCGCCATGTGGAACGCGGTGGTTATGCTTTGGGTGTGTGCAACGGTTTCCAGGTCCTGACCGAAACGGGTTTGCTGCCCGGCGCATTGATGCGCAACGCAGGTCTGAAATTTGTCTGCAAGACTATTCCGCTCAAGGTCGAAACCTCGGCCAGTGCATTCACCGAAGGGTATAATGCGGGCGATACGGTTGGTTTTCCAATTGCCCATCATGATGGCAATTACACCGTTGATCCCGATATGCTGACGCAGCTGGATGATGAAGATCGCGTTGCGTTCCGGTACACCGAAAACCCCAACGGATCGGTGTCGGATATTGCAGGTATTCTAAGCGAGAACCGCCGCGTTCTGGGCCTGATGCCCCATCCTGAGCGGGCCGTGGACGAAGGCCATGGCGGCACGGATGGCCAGGCTTTGTTCCGCGGTCTGATCGGACAATTTGCCAACGCCTAA
- a CDS encoding RidA family protein, which translates to MLSQNLPKSLVLSGVISAMAGMATAEADYLNSGAVLPTNLPFSEVVVAGDTVYLSGQIGNVPGTLELAEGGVTGESRQVMENIKTSLEAHGYSLENLVKCTVMLDNISEWGDFNTVYAEYFAPGRFPARAAFGADGLALGAAVEVDCIGVK; encoded by the coding sequence ATGCTGTCTCAAAACCTTCCCAAATCACTTGTTCTTTCCGGCGTGATCAGCGCAATGGCCGGTATGGCCACCGCTGAAGCCGATTATCTGAATTCCGGCGCAGTGTTGCCGACCAATTTGCCGTTTTCCGAAGTCGTCGTTGCAGGCGATACGGTATATCTGTCTGGTCAGATCGGCAATGTGCCCGGCACATTGGAATTGGCCGAGGGCGGCGTGACAGGCGAATCCCGCCAGGTGATGGAGAACATCAAGACATCGCTTGAAGCGCATGGGTATAGCCTTGAAAACCTCGTCAAATGCACCGTTATGCTGGACAACATCTCTGAGTGGGGGGATTTCAACACGGTCTATGCGGAATATTTCGCACCGGGCCGCTTCCCGGCCCGCGCCGCCTTTGGTGCAGATGGCCTGGCCCTGGGGGCCGCGGTTGAGGTCGATTGCATCGGCGTCAAATAG
- the purS gene encoding phosphoribosylformylglycinamidine synthase subunit PurS, protein MKARVHVMLKNGVLDPQGEAVRHALGTLGFDGVEGVRQGKVIELDLAEGTSEATIKDMCEKLLANTVIESYQVEVL, encoded by the coding sequence ATGAAAGCCCGCGTACATGTAATGTTGAAAAATGGCGTTTTGGACCCGCAGGGAGAGGCCGTACGCCATGCGCTTGGCACATTGGGCTTTGACGGTGTCGAAGGTGTCCGTCAGGGTAAGGTCATCGAACTTGATCTGGCTGAGGGCACATCTGAGGCTACCATCAAGGACATGTGTGAAAAGCTGCTCGCCAACACGGTGATCGAAAGCTATCAGGTCGAGGTGCTGTGA
- a CDS encoding cytochrome c biogenesis protein CcdA, which produces MLDTGIIFDAALLPAMLVAILAGIFSFLSPCVLPVVPPYLAYMGGVSVSEMEQAAAARRRVLISALFFVLGLSTVFLLLGIAFSAMGRMLLQVQEWFVIGAGAVIMILGAHFVGVFRIGFLDREMRADAGDRGGSAFGAYLLGLAFAFGWTPCLGPILAAILSLAASEASVTRGTVLLAFYALGLGIPFLLVAAFFPRLRGVMAWMKRHMERIERISGLLLWTVGLMMLTGQFAAFSYWLLEQFPSLATFG; this is translated from the coding sequence ATGCTTGATACGGGAATCATTTTTGACGCAGCGCTATTGCCCGCCATGTTGGTGGCAATCTTGGCTGGTATCTTTTCGTTTCTCAGTCCCTGTGTTTTGCCGGTTGTACCGCCCTATCTGGCCTATATGGGCGGCGTTTCGGTCAGCGAAATGGAACAAGCCGCTGCCGCGCGCCGCCGCGTGCTGATCTCAGCGCTTTTCTTTGTCCTTGGCCTATCGACCGTGTTTTTGCTGCTTGGTATCGCGTTTTCGGCCATGGGGCGGATGTTGCTGCAAGTGCAGGAATGGTTTGTCATCGGTGCCGGCGCCGTGATCATGATCCTTGGGGCGCATTTCGTTGGCGTATTCCGCATCGGTTTTCTGGACCGCGAAATGCGTGCTGATGCGGGGGACCGGGGCGGATCGGCCTTTGGCGCGTATCTTTTGGGGCTCGCCTTCGCCTTTGGCTGGACACCTTGCCTGGGACCAATTCTTGCGGCCATCCTTAGCCTTGCGGCCTCTGAGGCAAGCGTCACGCGTGGGACTGTTCTGCTGGCATTCTATGCTTTGGGGCTTGGTATTCCTTTCTTGCTTGTGGCCGCGTTTTTCCCGCGTCTTCGCGGGGTGATGGCCTGGATGAAACGGCATATGGAACGGATTGAGCGGATATCCGGCCTGCTGCTATGGACCGTCGGCCTGATGATGCTGACCGGCCAGTTTGCTGCCTTTAGCTATTGGCTGCTTGAGCAGTTCCCATCCCTTGCAACATTTGGCTAA